From Actinosynnema mirum DSM 43827, a single genomic window includes:
- the murC gene encoding UDP-N-acetylmuramate--L-alanine ligase: MSGVLDRVHLVGIGGAGMSGIARILLARGAEVSGSDAKDSRTVLALRAQGAHVAVGHDGANLDQLDGGPTAVVVSTAIREDNPELVAARERGVAVLRRAEALAALMLDHRVACVAGTHGKTSTTSMLTVALQHCRMDPSFAIGGDLNESGANAHQGAGGVFVAEADESDGSFLFFAPSVAVVTNVEADHLDHHGTVEAYVAVFDEFLERIEPGGVLIACADDEGSAALADRAEKRGIRVRRYGRAATGEGAAVLVEHRPDGAGGLAVVELDGERLDVRVAVPGEHMAGNAVAALLAAVELGADRWGVLEGLAAFGGVRRRFEFKGVAAGVRVYDDYAHHPTEVAAQLKAARPVAGDGRLVVVFQPHLYSRTKTFAAEFGKALALADEVVVLDVYGAREDPEPGVTGELVADAVPLEAGRVRHVPSFDRVPELVAGLVREGDLVVTMGAGDVTMLGPVIVDALAHRG, encoded by the coding sequence GTGAGCGGGGTCCTCGACCGGGTGCACCTGGTGGGCATCGGCGGCGCCGGGATGAGCGGCATCGCCCGCATCCTCCTCGCCAGGGGCGCCGAGGTGTCCGGATCGGACGCGAAGGACTCGCGGACGGTCCTCGCGCTGCGCGCCCAGGGCGCCCACGTCGCCGTCGGCCACGACGGCGCCAACCTCGACCAGCTCGACGGCGGCCCCACCGCCGTCGTGGTGTCCACCGCGATCCGCGAGGACAACCCCGAGCTGGTCGCCGCCCGCGAGCGCGGCGTCGCCGTGCTCCGCCGCGCCGAGGCGCTGGCCGCCCTGATGCTCGACCACCGGGTCGCCTGCGTCGCGGGCACCCACGGCAAGACCTCCACCACGTCCATGCTCACCGTGGCGCTCCAGCACTGCCGCATGGACCCGTCGTTCGCGATCGGCGGCGACCTCAACGAGTCCGGCGCCAACGCCCACCAGGGCGCGGGCGGCGTGTTCGTGGCCGAGGCCGACGAGAGCGACGGCTCCTTCCTGTTCTTCGCGCCGTCGGTGGCGGTCGTGACCAACGTGGAGGCCGACCACCTCGACCACCACGGCACCGTCGAGGCCTACGTGGCCGTGTTCGACGAGTTCCTGGAGCGCATCGAGCCGGGCGGCGTGCTGATCGCCTGCGCCGACGACGAGGGCTCCGCCGCGCTGGCCGACCGCGCCGAGAAGCGCGGCATCCGGGTCCGCCGCTACGGCCGCGCCGCGACCGGCGAGGGCGCCGCCGTGCTGGTCGAGCACCGGCCGGACGGCGCGGGCGGCCTGGCCGTCGTGGAGCTGGACGGCGAGCGGCTGGACGTGCGGGTCGCCGTGCCCGGCGAGCACATGGCGGGCAACGCGGTCGCCGCGCTGCTGGCCGCCGTCGAGCTCGGCGCCGACCGCTGGGGCGTCCTGGAGGGCCTGGCCGCGTTCGGCGGGGTCCGCAGGCGCTTCGAGTTCAAGGGCGTCGCGGCGGGCGTGCGGGTCTACGACGACTACGCCCACCACCCCACCGAGGTCGCCGCGCAGCTCAAGGCCGCGCGCCCGGTCGCCGGTGACGGCAGGCTGGTCGTCGTGTTCCAGCCGCACCTGTACTCGCGCACCAAGACCTTCGCCGCCGAGTTCGGCAAGGCGCTCGCGCTCGCCGACGAGGTCGTCGTGCTCGACGTGTACGGCGCGCGCGAGGACCCGGAGCCCGGCGTGACCGGCGAGCTGGTCGCCGACGCCGTCCCGCTGGAGGCGGGCCGGGTGCGGCACGTGCCGTCGTTCGACCGGGTGCCCGAGCTCGTCGCGGGCCTGGTCCGCGAGGGCGACCTCGTGGTCACCATGGGCGCGGGCGACGTCACCATGCTCGGCCCGGTCATCGTGGACGCGCTGGCGCACCGAGGATGA
- a CDS encoding cell division protein SepF encodes MSGFHKLKAYFGMVPAEYADDPDAYEDDRGGRYSEYRSEYPETAEYETYPEQRGRRRSSRSEYRPDPEDAEEYESDARARSRRSWSETPVHGALAIEAQREPAPRPRALPAPQPQQPAPAAAALGRITTLNPRSYNEARAIGEHYRDGTPVIMNLTDMDDADAKRLVDFAAGLAFALRGSIDKVTNKVFLLSPPNIDVTAEDRRRLAEGGFLNHG; translated from the coding sequence ATGAGCGGGTTCCACAAGCTGAAGGCGTACTTCGGGATGGTTCCCGCCGAGTACGCCGACGACCCTGACGCCTACGAGGACGACCGCGGCGGGCGCTACTCGGAGTACCGCTCCGAGTACCCGGAGACCGCGGAGTACGAGACCTACCCCGAGCAGCGCGGACGGCGCCGTTCGAGCAGGTCCGAGTACCGCCCCGACCCGGAGGACGCCGAGGAGTACGAGTCGGACGCCCGCGCCCGGTCCCGCCGCTCGTGGAGCGAGACCCCGGTGCACGGCGCGCTGGCCATCGAGGCGCAGCGCGAGCCCGCGCCCCGACCCCGCGCCCTGCCCGCGCCGCAGCCGCAGCAGCCCGCCCCGGCGGCTGCCGCCCTGGGGCGGATCACCACCCTCAACCCGCGCAGCTACAACGAGGCGAGGGCCATCGGGGAGCACTACCGGGACGGCACGCCCGTCATCATGAACCTCACCGACATGGACGACGCCGACGCCAAGCGGCTGGTCGACTTCGCCGCCGGACTGGCGTTCGCCCTCCGGGGGTCCATCGACAAGGTGACCAACAAGGTGTTCCTGCTCTCACCCCCGAACATCGACGTGACCGCCGAAGACCGGAGGCGGCTCGCCGAGGGCGGATTCCTCAACCACGGCTGA
- a CDS encoding YggT family protein, producing the protein MDALLLVVYYLLFSFWLLLIARMVVEGVRSFARDWRPAGGTAVALETVYTVTDPPIRLLRRVIPTVRIGNISLDLSIIVLLLVVIILMRVADPR; encoded by the coding sequence GTGGATGCCCTCTTGCTCGTGGTCTACTACCTGCTGTTCTCGTTCTGGCTGCTGCTCATCGCGCGCATGGTCGTGGAAGGCGTCCGCTCGTTCGCCAGGGACTGGCGGCCCGCGGGCGGCACGGCAGTGGCCCTGGAGACCGTCTACACCGTGACCGATCCCCCGATCCGCTTGCTGCGGCGAGTCATCCCCACCGTGCGGATCGGGAACATCAGTCTGGACTTGTCCATTATTGTGCTGTTGCTGGTCGTTATCATTCTGATGCGAGTAGCCGATCCCAGGTGA
- a CDS encoding FAD-dependent dehydrogenase-like protein, whose amino-acid sequence MVGDRRVDVLVIGAGPAGLAASAALAPWSGEVLLLDRGGPLALRSEDDPGDLVSGQGGAGLYSDGKFSFHPSASRLWEVEPQRALAESYRWFADLLADVLPVPGYPEGRVSGPAAPPPAGARRKSYRSRYVPLEQRFELVGELSRAGGREILFDTEVVEVHPRRGGPVDVVVRRRGSTAVITARAVVLAGGRFGPLSARLDRRHLRFERVELGLRIEQPASVFFLRDEPDLDPKYLIPDPVTGAQWRTFCCCRDGRVVPTAFGEWRSLSGRADCPPTGLSNVGFTMRVTDEARGRALLGLLAAAAPGRSVPEGLPWERFMADDDGGADLLGGGEGTSRLLSAVRRGLITLSGLFGDTPLSGSVLHWPAVEGVGYYPRTDSGLRLPGFPLWVAGDASGKFRGITAALVSGHFSGQQALLRLREGSV is encoded by the coding sequence GTGGTCGGGGACCGCCGGGTGGACGTCCTGGTCATCGGCGCGGGGCCTGCCGGGCTGGCCGCCTCGGCGGCGCTGGCCCCGTGGTCGGGGGAGGTGCTGCTGCTCGACCGCGGCGGACCGCTCGCCCTGCGGTCGGAGGACGACCCCGGCGACCTGGTCTCCGGGCAGGGCGGGGCCGGGCTGTACTCGGACGGGAAGTTCTCCTTCCACCCGTCCGCCTCCCGGTTGTGGGAGGTCGAGCCCCAGAGGGCGCTGGCCGAGTCCTACCGGTGGTTCGCCGACCTGCTGGCGGACGTGCTCCCGGTGCCCGGATACCCGGAGGGGCGGGTGAGCGGACCAGCGGCGCCACCGCCGGCCGGGGCGCGCCGCAAGTCCTACCGGTCCCGCTACGTGCCGTTGGAGCAGCGCTTCGAGCTGGTCGGTGAGTTGTCGCGGGCAGGCGGGCGGGAGATCCTGTTCGACACCGAGGTCGTCGAGGTCCACCCGAGGCGCGGCGGTCCCGTCGACGTGGTCGTCCGGCGACGGGGGAGCACCGCTGTGATCACCGCGAGGGCCGTCGTGCTGGCGGGGGGCCGGTTCGGCCCGCTCTCCGCCCGGCTGGACCGGCGGCACCTGCGGTTCGAGCGCGTCGAACTGGGCCTGCGGATCGAGCAGCCCGCGTCGGTGTTCTTCCTGCGGGACGAGCCCGACCTGGACCCGAAGTACCTGATCCCGGACCCGGTCACCGGGGCGCAGTGGCGCACCTTCTGCTGCTGCCGGGACGGCCGGGTCGTGCCGACCGCCTTCGGGGAGTGGCGCTCGCTGTCCGGGCGCGCGGACTGCCCGCCCACCGGGCTGTCCAACGTCGGGTTCACCATGCGGGTCACCGACGAGGCGCGGGGGCGCGCGCTGCTCGGGCTGCTGGCCGCCGCGGCGCCCGGCAGGAGCGTTCCCGAAGGTCTTCCCTGGGAGCGCTTCATGGCGGATGACGACGGGGGCGCGGATCTGCTGGGTGGCGGCGAGGGCACTTCGCGGCTGCTGAGCGCCGTGCGGCGCGGGCTCATCACACTATCGGGGCTATTCGGCGACACGCCCTTGTCCGGTTCGGTGCTGCACTGGCCCGCCGTCGAAGGGGTTGGATACTATCCGCGAACCGATTCCGGTTTGCGATTGCCGGGATTCCCCCTGTGGGTCGCGGGGGACGCGTCCGGGAAATTCCGCGGAATCACGGCAGCGCTGGTGAGCGGTCACTTCTCCGGACAGCAGGCGCTGCTGCGCCTGCGCGAGGGATCGGTGTGA
- a CDS encoding DivIVA domain-containing protein codes for MPLTPADVHNVAFSKPPIGKRGYNEDEVDAFLDLVEGELARLIEENNDLRQQVEQLDQQVETARADLEDARAKIAAGVGGPSRVVEEPRRLAPVPPPSALEQTSPGGGGDHHVQAAKVLGLAQEMADRLTGEAKAEADGMLSEARTKSEQLLSEARSKSDTMVNEARTRAETMLNDARTRAETLERQARDKASALDRDAQRKHAEVMGNITQEKNTLEKQIDKLQTFEREYRTRLKTMLESSLRDLQDRGPAAPSDGRAGQQGYSFGARAEAG; via the coding sequence ATGCCGTTGACCCCCGCGGACGTGCACAACGTCGCGTTCAGCAAGCCGCCGATTGGCAAGCGGGGCTACAACGAGGACGAGGTGGACGCGTTCCTCGACCTGGTTGAGGGTGAGCTCGCCCGCCTGATCGAGGAGAACAACGACCTGCGCCAGCAGGTCGAGCAGCTCGACCAGCAGGTCGAGACCGCGCGCGCCGACCTGGAGGACGCACGAGCCAAGATCGCCGCCGGTGTCGGTGGTCCCAGCCGCGTCGTCGAGGAGCCCCGCAGGCTCGCGCCCGTGCCGCCCCCCTCGGCGCTGGAGCAGACGTCCCCCGGTGGTGGGGGTGACCACCACGTCCAGGCCGCCAAGGTCCTCGGGCTCGCCCAGGAGATGGCAGACCGCCTGACCGGCGAGGCCAAGGCCGAGGCCGACGGGATGCTGTCGGAGGCCAGGACGAAGTCCGAGCAGCTGCTCTCGGAGGCGCGGTCCAAGTCCGACACCATGGTGAACGAGGCGCGCACGCGTGCCGAGACCATGCTGAACGACGCGCGGACCCGCGCCGAGACGCTCGAGCGGCAGGCCCGTGACAAGGCCAGCGCGCTCGACCGCGACGCGCAGCGCAAGCACGCCGAGGTGATGGGCAACATCACCCAGGAGAAGAACACGCTCGAGAAGCAGATCGACAAGCTGCAGACGTTCGAGCGCGAGTACCGCACCAGGCTCAAGACCATGCTGGAGTCGTCGCTGCGCGACCTGCAGGACCGGGGCCCCGCGGCGCCGTCCGACGGCAGGGCCGGGCAGCAGGGCTACTCCTTCGGGGCTCGTGCCGAAGCGGGCTGA
- the pgeF gene encoding peptidoglycan editing factor PgeF encodes MRIRRVVTTREGGVSKAPYDSFNLGDHVGDDPEAVGANRVRLAEGIGVPVTDLVWMEQVHGRTVAVVDGPQGGPLEATDAVVTTRPGLALAVLTADCVPVLLGDPVAGVAAVAHAGRVGARVGIVPAVLKAMAEAGATPENTEVLLGPAVCGDCYEVPADMRADVDKHLPGSAAKSRAGKPSLDLRAGIWNQLAAAGVGRIGVDPRCTVEERALFSHRRTPGTGRLASVAWIEP; translated from the coding sequence GTGCGCATCAGACGTGTCGTGACCACCCGCGAAGGCGGCGTCTCCAAGGCGCCCTACGACTCGTTCAACCTCGGTGACCACGTCGGGGACGACCCTGAGGCGGTCGGGGCCAACCGGGTCCGGCTCGCCGAGGGGATCGGGGTCCCCGTCACCGACCTGGTCTGGATGGAGCAGGTGCACGGGCGCACCGTCGCCGTGGTCGACGGGCCGCAGGGCGGTCCGCTGGAGGCCACCGACGCGGTCGTCACCACCCGGCCCGGCCTGGCGCTGGCCGTGCTCACCGCCGACTGCGTGCCGGTCCTCCTCGGCGACCCGGTCGCCGGGGTCGCCGCCGTGGCCCACGCGGGTCGGGTCGGGGCTCGGGTCGGCATCGTGCCCGCCGTGCTCAAGGCCATGGCCGAGGCGGGGGCGACGCCGGAGAACACCGAGGTCCTGCTCGGCCCGGCGGTGTGCGGGGACTGCTACGAGGTGCCCGCCGACATGCGCGCCGACGTCGACAAGCACCTGCCCGGCAGCGCGGCCAAGTCCCGAGCGGGCAAGCCCTCGCTCGACCTGCGCGCGGGCATCTGGAACCAGCTCGCCGCCGCGGGCGTGGGCAGGATCGGCGTCGACCCGCGCTGCACCGTCGAGGAGCGCGCCCTGTTCAGCCACCGCCGCACCCCCGGCACCGGCCGCCTCGCCTCCGTCGCCTGGATCGAGCCGTGA
- the ftsZ gene encoding cell division protein FtsZ yields the protein MTPPHNYLAVIKVVGIGGGGVNAVNRMIEVGLKGVEFIAVNTDAQALLMSDADVKLDIGRELTRGLGAGANPEVGHKAAEDHREEIEEVLKGADMVFVTAGEGGGTGTGGAPVVASIARKLGALTIGVVTRPFSFEGKRRAKQAEEGIQALRNECDTLIVIPNDRLLQLGDIGVSLMDAFRSADEVLLSGVQGITDLITTPGLINLDFADVKSVMSGAGSALMGIGSARGEGRAVQAAQKAINSPLLEASMEGAHGVLLSIAGGSDLGLFEINESASLVQEAAHPDANIIFGTVIDDSLGDEVRVTVIAAGFDGNGPTHKKLEPQALSSPPKAVEPQPAPPVAVEPSPPPTPPLPTLPVQPQPPASTYQPPQPLPRPLGGLGNRAVPVTDDPDDEVDVPPFMRR from the coding sequence ATGACGCCCCCGCACAACTACCTCGCGGTGATCAAGGTCGTCGGCATCGGCGGCGGTGGTGTCAACGCCGTCAACCGCATGATCGAGGTCGGGCTCAAGGGCGTCGAGTTCATCGCGGTCAACACCGACGCGCAGGCGCTGCTGATGTCCGACGCCGACGTCAAGCTCGACATCGGCCGTGAGCTGACCAGGGGGCTCGGCGCAGGCGCCAACCCCGAGGTCGGCCACAAGGCCGCGGAAGACCACCGCGAGGAGATCGAAGAGGTCCTCAAGGGCGCCGACATGGTGTTCGTCACCGCCGGTGAGGGCGGTGGCACGGGCACCGGTGGCGCGCCCGTCGTGGCCTCGATCGCCCGCAAGCTCGGCGCGCTGACCATCGGCGTGGTGACCCGGCCGTTCTCGTTCGAGGGCAAGCGCCGGGCCAAGCAGGCCGAGGAGGGCATCCAGGCCCTGCGCAACGAGTGCGACACGCTCATCGTCATCCCGAACGACCGGCTGCTCCAGCTCGGCGACATCGGCGTCTCGCTGATGGACGCGTTCCGCTCCGCGGACGAGGTGCTGCTGTCCGGTGTCCAGGGCATAACCGATCTGATCACCACGCCCGGTCTGATCAACCTGGACTTCGCGGACGTCAAGTCCGTCATGTCCGGGGCGGGCAGCGCGCTGATGGGCATCGGTTCGGCCCGAGGCGAGGGCAGAGCGGTGCAAGCGGCCCAGAAGGCGATCAACAGCCCGCTGCTGGAGGCGTCCATGGAGGGCGCCCACGGCGTGCTGCTGTCGATCGCCGGCGGGTCGGACCTGGGGCTGTTCGAGATCAACGAGAGCGCCTCGCTGGTCCAGGAGGCCGCGCACCCCGACGCGAACATCATCTTCGGTACGGTCATCGACGACTCGCTCGGCGACGAGGTGCGGGTGACGGTGATCGCGGCCGGGTTCGACGGGAACGGGCCGACGCACAAGAAGCTCGAACCGCAGGCGCTGTCGAGCCCGCCGAAGGCGGTGGAGCCGCAGCCCGCGCCGCCGGTGGCGGTCGAGCCCTCGCCGCCCCCGACGCCGCCGCTGCCGACCCTCCCGGTCCAGCCGCAGCCGCCCGCGAGCACCTACCAGCCGCCGCAGCCGCTGCCCCGCCCGCTGGGTGGTCTGGGCAACCGCGCCGTGCCGGTCACGGACGACCCGGACGACGAGGTCGACGTGCCGCCGTTCATGCGGCGCTGA
- a CDS encoding YggS family pyridoxal phosphate-dependent enzyme yields the protein MSREEELRLNLAEVRARIAKACETADRDPAEVTLLAVTKTFPASDVRLLHGLGLRDFAENKDQEARAKVAELGDLDANWRMVGRLQRNKARSVLTWADRIDSVDSARLVDALVEAAAKNGVHLDVLIQVSIDGDAARGGCPVPDLPDLAARIGRSSELRLRGVMAVAPLGRYPGEAFALLKGAVTRLRDDHPDATVISAGMSGDLEDAIAWGSTCVRVGTALLGSRGLTSP from the coding sequence GTGAGCCGCGAGGAGGAGCTCAGGCTCAACCTCGCCGAGGTCCGCGCCCGCATCGCCAAGGCCTGCGAGACCGCCGACCGGGACCCCGCCGAGGTGACCCTGCTCGCGGTCACCAAGACCTTCCCGGCCTCCGACGTCCGGCTCCTGCACGGCCTCGGGCTGCGCGACTTCGCCGAGAACAAGGACCAGGAGGCACGGGCGAAGGTCGCCGAGCTGGGTGATCTCGACGCGAACTGGCGCATGGTGGGCCGACTCCAGCGGAACAAGGCCAGGTCGGTCCTGACCTGGGCCGACCGGATCGACAGCGTAGACTCGGCCAGGTTGGTCGACGCGCTCGTCGAGGCGGCGGCCAAGAACGGCGTTCACCTGGATGTGCTCATCCAGGTGAGCATTGACGGTGACGCTGCGCGAGGAGGATGTCCGGTCCCTGATCTTCCGGACCTCGCCGCGCGCATCGGCCGTTCGAGTGAACTTAGGCTGAGGGGTGTGATGGCTGTCGCACCACTGGGCCGGTATCCCGGAGAGGCGTTTGCGCTCTTGAAGGGAGCGGTAACCCGCTTGCGTGACGATCATCCCGATGCCACCGTGATCTCGGCGGGGATGAGCGGCGACCTGGAAGATGCGATCGCATGGGGTTCGACGTGCGTGCGTGTCGGAACAGCGTTGCTGGGCAGCCGGGGACTAACCTCGCCGTAA
- the ftsW gene encoding putative lipid II flippase FtsW, giving the protein MTVVEREQGTTGRGRAWRHPRSALTAWLSRPLADFHLLLAIFGMLTAIGLIMVLSASAPGEVAAGRAAYSVFRNQLMYVGVGAVLFWITLRLPLRSIRHSSTMAMLVSVVLLGLVLTPLGTNIWGAQSWFRIGSISFQPIEPAKLAMALWGAHVLVTKRALLNQYRHLLVPVVPVALMVFALVMLQPDLGGTITLAVVLLSLLWFVGAPMRVFGAIVAAAVGGAVVLAVGASYRLDRVLAYLDPEEDPLGSGMQSLQAMYALAEGGFFGKGLTNGSAKWRYLPNVHSDFIFAVIGEELGFIGCLLVLGLFALLAVVGLRIAARNTDPWIRMIAGTLTVWLVAQAAINIGYVVRLLPVTGITLPMISSGGTSIVTTMIVFGILASCARHEPEAVAALRKLGPGRVGGFLRLPAPEAYRPPARRKPGRPSTPPRAPGRRAAAAPKVEERRVGGRSAPPSEYRRRESRRATQDRTTRTARPTRRTGRDGR; this is encoded by the coding sequence GTGACCGTCGTCGAGCGCGAGCAGGGGACGACCGGGCGCGGGCGGGCGTGGCGGCACCCCCGCAGCGCGCTGACCGCGTGGCTGAGCAGACCGCTGGCGGACTTCCACCTGCTGCTGGCGATCTTCGGGATGCTCACCGCCATCGGGTTGATCATGGTGCTGTCGGCGTCGGCGCCCGGTGAGGTCGCGGCGGGGCGGGCCGCCTACTCGGTGTTCCGCAACCAGCTGATGTACGTCGGCGTCGGCGCGGTGCTGTTCTGGATCACGCTCCGGCTGCCGCTGCGCAGCATCCGGCACAGCAGCACGATGGCGATGCTGGTGTCCGTCGTCCTGCTCGGGCTGGTGCTCACGCCGCTCGGCACGAACATCTGGGGCGCCCAGTCCTGGTTCCGCATCGGCAGCATCTCGTTCCAGCCGATCGAGCCCGCGAAGCTCGCCATGGCGCTGTGGGGCGCGCACGTGCTGGTCACCAAGCGGGCGCTGCTCAACCAGTACCGGCACCTGCTCGTGCCGGTCGTGCCGGTGGCGCTGATGGTGTTCGCGCTGGTCATGCTGCAACCCGACCTCGGCGGCACGATCACCCTGGCCGTGGTGCTGCTCAGCCTGCTGTGGTTCGTCGGCGCGCCCATGCGGGTGTTCGGCGCGATCGTGGCCGCGGCGGTCGGCGGCGCCGTCGTGCTGGCGGTCGGCGCGTCCTACCGGCTGGACCGGGTGCTCGCGTACCTCGACCCCGAGGAGGACCCGCTCGGGTCCGGGATGCAGTCGCTGCAGGCGATGTACGCGCTGGCGGAGGGCGGGTTCTTCGGGAAGGGGCTGACGAACGGCAGCGCCAAGTGGCGGTACCTGCCGAACGTGCACAGCGACTTCATCTTCGCGGTGATCGGCGAGGAGCTGGGGTTCATCGGGTGCCTTCTGGTGCTCGGGCTGTTCGCGCTGCTGGCGGTGGTGGGGCTGCGGATCGCGGCGCGCAACACCGACCCGTGGATCAGGATGATCGCGGGGACGCTCACGGTGTGGCTGGTCGCGCAGGCGGCGATCAACATCGGGTACGTGGTGCGGCTGCTGCCGGTCACCGGCATCACGCTGCCGATGATCTCGTCGGGCGGCACGTCGATCGTCACGACGATGATCGTGTTCGGCATCCTCGCGAGCTGCGCCAGGCACGAGCCGGAGGCCGTGGCGGCACTGCGCAAGCTCGGGCCCGGCCGCGTCGGCGGCTTCCTGCGGCTGCCCGCCCCGGAGGCCTACCGGCCGCCTGCGCGCCGCAAGCCAGGGCGGCCGTCCACGCCGCCGCGTGCGCCGGGACGGCGGGCGGCGGCTGCGCCGAAGGTGGAGGAGCGCCGGGTGGGCGGGCGTTCGGCGCCGCCGTCGGAGTACCGGAGGCGGGAGTCCCGGAGGGCCACGCAGGACCGGACCACTCGGACGGCGCGACCTACCAGGAGGACTGGGCGCGACGGGCGGTGA
- the murG gene encoding undecaprenyldiphospho-muramoylpentapeptide beta-N-acetylglucosaminyltransferase has product MEVTLSGDRLAKNGPCVVVAGGGTAGHIEPALALADAVMRLRPDARVVALGTERGLESRLVPARGYPLELIPPVPMPRKPTADLLKLPLKVRGAVKQTRDVLERVGADVVVGFGGYVSLPAYLAARGRVPIVVHEANAKSGLANKVGAKFAERVAAAVPDSGLSDARVIGIPLRHSITTLNRAALRAEARRAFGLHPTAPVLLVFGGSQGARSINTAVSAAAPAFAAAGIGVLHAHGPKNTVAVQQVPNTPAYVPVPYLERMDLAYAAADAVLCRSGAMTVAEVSAVGLPAIFVPLPHGNGEQALNANPVVAAGGGVLIPDEQLTPEWVAATVVPLVADRQRLAAMSAATLSTGHREADVVLARMVLEVVKK; this is encoded by the coding sequence CTGGAGGTCACCCTGTCCGGCGATCGGCTTGCCAAGAACGGTCCCTGCGTGGTCGTCGCCGGGGGCGGCACCGCGGGGCACATCGAGCCCGCGCTCGCCCTGGCCGACGCCGTCATGAGGCTTCGGCCGGACGCCAGGGTCGTCGCGCTCGGGACCGAGCGGGGTCTGGAGAGCCGGCTCGTCCCGGCTCGCGGCTACCCCCTCGAACTGATCCCGCCCGTCCCCATGCCGCGCAAGCCCACCGCGGACCTGCTCAAGCTGCCGCTCAAGGTGCGCGGCGCCGTGAAGCAGACCCGCGACGTGCTGGAGCGCGTCGGCGCGGACGTCGTTGTCGGCTTCGGCGGGTACGTCTCGCTGCCCGCCTACCTCGCCGCCCGCGGTCGCGTGCCGATCGTCGTGCACGAGGCCAACGCGAAGTCCGGCCTGGCCAACAAGGTCGGCGCGAAGTTCGCCGAGCGCGTCGCCGCCGCCGTTCCCGACTCGGGGCTGTCGGACGCGCGCGTCATCGGCATCCCGCTCCGCCACTCGATCACCACCCTGAACCGCGCCGCGCTGCGCGCCGAGGCCCGCCGGGCGTTCGGGCTGCACCCGACCGCCCCCGTGCTGCTGGTGTTCGGCGGCTCGCAGGGCGCCCGCTCGATCAACACCGCGGTCTCCGCCGCCGCCCCCGCGTTCGCCGCGGCGGGCATCGGCGTGCTGCACGCCCACGGCCCCAAGAACACGGTGGCCGTCCAGCAGGTCCCGAACACCCCGGCCTACGTCCCCGTCCCCTACCTGGAGCGCATGGACCTGGCCTACGCCGCCGCCGACGCCGTCCTGTGCCGCTCCGGCGCGATGACCGTCGCCGAGGTCTCCGCGGTCGGCCTCCCGGCCATCTTCGTCCCGCTGCCCCACGGCAACGGCGAGCAGGCCCTCAACGCCAACCCCGTGGTCGCCGCGGGCGGTGGCGTGCTGATCCCCGACGAGCAGCTCACCCCCGAGTGGGTGGCCGCCACCGTCGTCCCGCTGGTCGCCGACCGCCAGCGCCTCGCCGCCATGTCGGCCGCGACGCTGTCCACCGGCCACCGCGAGGCCGACGTCGTGCTCGCGCGCATGGTGCTGGAGGTGGTCAAGAAGTGA
- a CDS encoding cell division protein FtsQ/DivIB, with amino-acid sequence MSATTARRPRAQQRRKPSRGPDRATVLRRRAVAVMSVVTVVVLGYALWFTSLVGVGEVAVEGNVELTAEQVRVAAEVGAGEPILSLDTGAVAAKVRELPRVADVEVSRSLPGTVLLKVTERTPVAVVQADDGAHLVDRTGKDYATTSAAPAGLPVLEGTGEEALASAVSVLVQLPDDLRREVLSVGSSGGTDLVLQMSAGREVRWGSAQDTPRKAAVLDVLLTREGKVYDVTSPELPTVS; translated from the coding sequence ATGAGCGCCACGACGGCGCGCCGCCCGCGCGCGCAGCAGCGGCGCAAGCCGTCGCGCGGTCCCGACCGCGCGACGGTGCTGCGCAGGCGGGCGGTCGCCGTCATGAGCGTCGTCACCGTCGTGGTGCTCGGCTACGCGCTCTGGTTCACCTCGCTGGTGGGCGTGGGCGAGGTGGCCGTGGAGGGCAACGTCGAGCTGACCGCCGAGCAGGTGCGGGTGGCGGCCGAGGTGGGCGCCGGCGAGCCGATCCTGAGCCTGGACACCGGCGCGGTCGCGGCGAAGGTGCGCGAGCTGCCCAGGGTGGCGGACGTGGAGGTCTCGCGGTCCCTGCCCGGCACGGTGCTGCTCAAGGTCACCGAGCGCACCCCGGTCGCCGTGGTGCAGGCCGACGACGGCGCGCACCTGGTCGACCGGACCGGGAAGGACTACGCGACCACGTCCGCCGCGCCCGCCGGGCTGCCGGTGCTGGAGGGGACCGGCGAGGAGGCGCTCGCGAGCGCCGTGTCGGTGCTCGTGCAGCTCCCGGACGACCTGCGCCGCGAGGTGCTGTCGGTGGGCTCCAGCGGCGGGACCGACCTGGTGCTGCAGATGTCGGCGGGCCGCGAGGTCCGCTGGGGCTCGGCGCAGGACACCCCGCGCAAGGCCGCCGTCCTGGACGTGCTGCTGACCCGCGAGGGCAAGGTGTACGACGTGACCAGCCCCGAGCTGCCGACGGTGTCCTGA